The nucleotide window TCAGCACATGCTTATGAATAACCCTTTATTTAATCACTAAGTTCTCTTTACGAATGAAGCAAACTTTTCCCAAGAGGCAATAAGAAACTTTCACAATAATCATTTgttgtgtaaaaaaaatcctcatgCTTGCTgcaatcaaattttgaagaaaaaatttcaataaacataTGGTGTAGAATGGTTGGGGATTTTTTACTAGGATCTTTCTTTGTACCAGCAAAAGTAGACGAACTAACATATTGCCAATTTTTAGAAGTAAATCTACCAGTACTATTGGAAAAGGTACCCCTTTTGTTACGACAAAAAATGTAGTTCATGCATGATGGGGCACTTCCTCATGTCAGTGTGTTGGTTCGTGAATTTCGCTAGATTGATCGCGGAAGTTCCTAGATCTCAATAGcatggattattttttatggggtcACTTAAAAACTTTGGTTTACTCCATATCAATAAAAGATGAAGAACGTCTTAGAAATAGGTTTGTTAAGTCTTGTGTAGTAATACGTAATTCAccagaaatttttcataaagtaCTCCAGtctatgagaaaaaaatagaatcaTGTAAATTAGTAGGTGGGGGTCATTTTCAGCAGCtgctataaaattaaaactatatcatattaaataaagttctcgattaaatttgattgattaacattgatgttaataattgcatcTGCAGGAAGCAGTTGCTTATTATCGCGAATATTACCTAAACCATCCatttaagtgaaattttgcaagagaCTGAAAAGTGAGAAAATTCAATgcagatttcaaaaatttgtctaaaggaatcaaaatattaccaaaaaaaaatgtaataaatgagAATTCAAGATCTATTAATACGCATTACCCCgtatatgaaatcaaaatccgaaaatttctgtttgtaGAAGATTCTCGGAATATTatttgtacaaattttcagcaagtttcaatgaaaaataaacaagtaatttaaaaaacaaaaaaaaaagtgttttttaacatcTTGTAGATCGAAGACGAAGTATTTTAGAACgtctttatatgaacttttcgttttaaattagGCTCAGGATTcaccaattaaaatttttaccatctattcagaaacactctgtatattttcttATCAACTGTTGTAGTCTTTTATTATGTTATAGTTTGATAGTAGTCACATAATTgtagttttttattatgtgcTCGAATACTTTACTCAGAACAGGGAATAGTGTGATAGGGTTATAGTTTTATTTGCGTATTGTCTAACCCATTTTTTGGAACAGTGCTACAATACCTTTTTTCCATGTGCAAagtattatattatttgtgatataattttttagttgatTTAGTATAAGTTCGTGTGTTTCTGaggtaaaatttttcaaaactttactctttatattattattttccggCGCTGTATTCTTCACTTGAGTAAGTACTTCGTCGTATTCTGTGTCctattttttatagtttctcAATAATTAACGGAATATTTATGTTAGAGTAAAATCAGTGTTTTACAGAGAcgcctttttttattactaagtTGACATACCGTTGTTAAGTAAAAACAACGAcatcttttagtttctgataTTTCATATCAGcgttgaaaaaaaagttaaaaatattgatataacTTGTGTGCGAAGCTTCATTCGTAGTTTCGTCAGAAAACTTTCTACCTCATCTACCAAAATGACATgttcgatttttttcagagCCGatccaaagaaaaatataggaGAAATCAGATTAACACTTCCCTGGGCATACATTGAAATGGAATACGATGTTACGGGGCAGCTACTAACTATTCCCTTACAGAGCAAAGGATACTTTAAGGGAAATTTCAGTAAGTTAATAACTAAGATTCAGTCGAGTCTTTGGCTCTGCTATTGAGTTTTATGAactaaaattgtaattagtGAATCAAAAGACCCTGTAACTGACAAACACCCTGacaatgaaattcaaaaacgcCCGTTACATGTCAACTTACCAATATTTCCATGTAATATATTTGTAACTTCACCGTTAAGTCAATATTAGTGTTCTATCACATCGATGAAAATTAGCTAAAAAAGACTAATACAGGACGTTGCAAAATATTGCCTAGAGAATAATTGTAGGGCTGATTCTATATCAAAGGatatgaaatatatttctattaaacATAGGGCTACAAATGCTATATGaccaatatacagggtgttaatgtttaaaaatgaataccTATCATACTAAcacattataattttttcctgttcTTAGGTGATATAAAATTTCGGGTTAAAACATCTTTTGAAACCTATGAAAAGGACGCCGATGAATACTTTAGAATTAGAAAGATCAGCTCAAAAATTGTTGTAAGTGATGGATGGATTAAACTTACGGCAAAAAATCCAGACCTCCAATTTGcaggtaaattattttatcataaggatcgaaaaatattcaatcaCTAACGCAGGGTGAGTCACGTTTATATTAGCTCTGGCATTCGCTGggcataatataaaaatatttgggcAATTTACAGGATATATTCAAAAGATTCTCTAGTTACTCAGCATTATTTTGGGGACATTTCAGTACATtgagtaattattattattaggcAAGGACTccatagtttaaaaaaatgttctaaaactTGATTCACACTGCATAGCAAGATCTGCGTAATCTGCAGATTCCAATCAATTGCTACTACTCCACTCCTAATATTAACGAATATGTTCTTTGCAGCTGATATAATTTCAAACTTCTTTAACGAGAACCCTCAAAGGGTACTGGAAGCAGTTAATCCCATTTTCGTAGAAACTTTTAACGAGCTCTTCAAGGTAGTTGCCGATCAAATATTGGCAAATATGAAAGCGTCAGAGTGGCTGCCTGCTTAAACGTTgttattttaagtaataaaattaagtatttcttTAACAGGCATCGCAAACTGTGTTAAGTAAGTGTGTAATATTTATCGTAgcacttcttttttttcttcacttcttcacttcttttttttcttcacttcttcacttctttcttcttttcactttctttttggttttctatattatcaaattataatacaatttttagtGTTTGAATTGGAGTAAAGAAGTGCATAAACTCgctgttttaaaatatgatacaAAAACTCTTTTAACGATAGTTTAAGATTATATTTCTTTGGGACGCTCCTTTCCAAAATTATAATGAAACTTTTGCaaaattgactttttaaaaaaaaaggacaaattttaaagtacaATGACACCTGATGAAAAGTATTTGTCAAAACAAACATGCTTAGGCAAGCACTATACCATTTAAATGATCTGCAATGGATGTGCAGACCCAAGAGATATTTAAGATTGTAAGAGTTCCTTAGGCCCACTCTACACAAATCTAATCTAGATCCAAATTCGACGCTGGACTATATGATCTAGGGCTCCCCTGAAGGAACCAGGAATGTGTATACTAAAGCAAActatttttcaatgttaattattaagcATTAATAATTAGCCCCtaagttttgattaaaaaaggaggcaccctatataaaaaaaacaatcaaaatctttttttgcataatatattaatgaaaatatcctTATCAACTGAACTGATCAAACTTCGAGAcgtataatgaaaatttatagcTTATATTTGGAGTTAAATatcttagaaaataaaaaatgtatttaggTGTGACAAACATAATAAATAGGCTCATGCCTAAATTATCGTGCGAGAGTATTTGAAGTTCCAAACTATAAGCTTCTAGCAAGTAATGAACCTATCTCTTTTTATATATGAATGGTTTGCCTTGGATGGAACTTAAAATGTCCTTGTATCATCGTGCAAGGATGCACCTATTTGAACATGTTACCCCCATTTAAATATATCTCCtatttttagagatatttaacttgaaatataagttagaaattttatttatgtgttTCGACGTTCCCGTAGTTCATTTCTCTTTTCTTACTTACGATACCTACTTAGATAACTTTAGCACTCTTAGTCAACAATTAACAAATATCTTGTATCAATCAAAATGTGATAAATTATAAGACAACCCTTAATACAATAACATCACTTTacacatttcatttttttccattcatttAGGGCAGTGATATTGacgtttttataatatattaatttcaataaaagcaGACAGGACCTATGTCAACCCTGAATTTTTGGCCTATTTTTCCAACATCTCTAAGTCCAATATCCATGACTGGCAGCCTTGAAGGTTTATCAGTTGTAAATTCTAATACTGTTTTAGCCCATACATCTTTGTGATACTGtatcggaaaataaaaaataattatgtataGAATTTTGGAAGACTTGTTATTTTGCATATTACGTGACCATTACAAGCACActtatttttgaacaaaaagtcTTTGAAATCGGATACTTATTTCCGAACGGAGGGAGAATTATTTATGCacaatgcaaaattttacaaaatacacTAACTAGTAATAACATACCTTGCACTCATCCAAAAGAGCTTCATATCGCATAGAACCTTTCGGTGTAATTTCAACGTCACTATAACTCATTAATTTTAGGCCCTTTCGGTAAGTGTGTTTAGTAACGTCATAGTAAGCAACAGAGTTTCGACAATGGTAGGTAATATTTTGTGTGGCCTTTGATGATAACAAATGTAAATAACCAATCTGAGTGGAATCGGCTTTGTAATTAATCTGTGAATTTAAGAGATATAATAAAACGaatacgaaaatattttaattaccttCAATCCGTCCTTTATCTCTGACAGCCAAATATCGGGTTCACTTCCAATGTGATTTAACTCCGGTGATATTGCAGGGCTTGGCAATATACAAGAAGCTTTTTTAGTCATGTCACAGTGAACCAAAATGGAATCTCTAGGATCACCATCATTAGGGTCTATCCAATATTGCCCTAAAATAGGTATTGAATATTCTGACAAATTTCCttgaaggatttttttctgataaatttattgtaactattactaaaaaatcaataaaaatgaaattttactaaatGCTTTAATCTTAAAGTTAGGACGAAGAAAGATTACAATACGCGGTACATTTagtaaaataaactaatagaaagaacttttttgatttttgacaactagtttatatttgtttacatggtataaaaatgcattttttccatttgaatGGCATACatagattttttgttttactttttaaacatttcgaTATTTAAAAACGGAATGCATTTTATCATCcattgtaatttaaaattacgtataccattaaaaaaaaacacaaaattttgtaatatctaaaaaaaatgtatctaaaGAAagtagtaattatttttagccgcatattatatttcaaaaacatttaaatgagAACTCATCATTTTCCAGGCAATGTGACTGTCTAAAATTGTGCGCTTTTTTGTTATGAGGAGTTTTTCACGTTGAATATGGCAGTACGGGTGATGTGAAAATAACTGTGTGTGAACTGTTATTTTGCACACTGCTGTTTTCAAAGTATGAAGATGCCTTGAAATCTTAAGTTTAAGatcttatttttatcaaaatatcgtcaaaaaatatttagtttccgGCTCATGTGCGAAACCTCTTTGGTAGTCTCAATTGATTCTTTTAATCGTGAGCcactttttttattcgaaTGTTCAAACGCAATGTCACCAGATTACTATTTTTTGCACTtgattcaataataaatattttataggaTATTTTCGCTGCTCTGTGTTTCttgatgaaaatgttttaattgacAATTGTCCtagacaaataaaaatataactgTATTACCACTGGGATAATCAGGATACGCCGCCAAAATGTCTCTGCATGTACGCCCAGGATTCTTCTGTTCTCCATTTGGTCTTTTGTATTTCTCAAACGAAGCTTTCAGGTGTTCATAAGCTTTGGTGATGAGATCTTTAGTTTCTTCAACTGACAATTCTTTGCCAAAGATTCTGGGTACGTACGGCTCATCAGACAGCGGATCTGGTCCTTTCTGGGTATTTGTATTTGCCAAAATTGCAGCTAAAGATGCAGCATCGTAACCTATTCCTTCTCCTGGTGGTCCTGGTAATCCAGGTGGTCCTAGcaatacaattaaaaatttaaaaaaatatatactattGACATTTGAAGAGGAAATAAATACGTTCATTCACCAATGACACTTTTTATTACCTGGTTGCCCTGGGGGTCCTGGCCTCCCTTCGCTACCAGGCTCTCCTCTTAAACCAATAGCACCGGATGGACCTGGTGGGCCAGGGTTGCCATCACGCCCAGGGAATCCTCTCGGTCCTACGTCACCATCTTTGCCTGAACTTCCAGGCGAACCTGAATTTCCCTTTTCTCCAGATACTCCTGGTGCACCCGGGAGACcctaaaaattatacaatgaatagataaattcttaaatacgataagtatatttttatttgttaacatAATAAACTGGTTTTGAGTCATTTCAAACCTTGAAAATAAACGTACCTGCAAACCCATTAACCCTGTATGACCTTTAGCACCTTTTGGACCGGGCTCACCGGTATCTCCTTTACGTCCTTGCACTCCAGGAGGTCCCTGCTTTCCTCTTTCTCCGGGTCGGCCCTCTACCCCTTGAGGGCCCGTTTCTCCAATCGGGCCCCTTTCACCAGTTAAACCTATTGGTCCTGTTGGACCTGGAGGCCCCTACATACAAATAGATAAGCATCATCTTCAGATAAATGtgcattaatttaattagctGTAGGGtgtctttcaaaaatttcggAAAGGTGAACTTATCCACTTACGTAGTAATCGATACTTACAGGCAATCCTGTGAGACCTGTATTTCCTGGGGCTCCGGGTAAACCCTGTGGACCTTTATCCCCAGGTCGTCCACTTATTCCCGGTGGTCCGATCTTTCCGGGTGAACCTAAAATGTGTGTCAATTTTACAATCACAAGCAAACGATCAGAGATGTCAGTTTTAAAATCTAAGAGCAAAGGGcttttcatcaaaattaatattttaagggtATTGCAGTAGAACACATTATGTTAAAGGTTTTTGGACGCTCTAAAgctattgaaataaataataacaataataatcaacataaatttttacttttgtaCCAGATTCCacttgattaaaatttcacattgtGCATCTATTACCACCAATGTGCAATAAGACAAATTGCAATGAGGTAATTAATGCACTTAATACCACAATGGCAATTTCACTATCACTTTACCTTCTGGGCCTTGGTCTCCAATAGGTCCTGTTATTCCTGGCGGTCCAACCATCCCTTGGGGGCCTGGAGGACCTTCTTGTCCTGGCTTTCCTGGAACACCTGGTTCTCCTGTGGAACCAATATGTCCGATAGGCCCTTTGTCTCCTTGAACTCCGGGAAGACCAGGTAAACCTGAAAGCCATTTTAAGTAcctttaaaactaaaatattctTAACAGGAAGATAAcatagaaatttttaagttatggGTAACGCTGTGCCATATACATGTAGGAATATATTTCTTGTATAGATACATGCGAGCCTTGTGTATGGAGAAAAATTATACagaaagttttgtttttgattcaaaatttacttaaagaaTACTATAACAATAtgattaatataattaaaagttgACTTTCTGAATCGAATCCTCTCAATACAGGTGAGTTCCAAGTCTGAGCATTCTACAATGACGATTTAAATATCAAACATTCTCTCATAAACAAACTGATATTTTgggtttaaaaaatgtttgctccctttttgtattgttttgaaaaaatccttaaaaacgTGAAACAAGAAAtgtttacttaattaattctatAAGCAAAAGGTATACAGAGGtatcatataaatatttctcaCATGCATACAGGTAATTGAAGGCATTCTCTCATCAGAATTGTTCCACTCGCTCCTCTCCGATGCAAATTTATCACCAATAATAGATAATTCAGTAAAAACTTCTCCTTTAACTCGAAATGTTCCTCCTTGCATATATAGGCAGTTActacttcaatttttactaCCTCTCTCTCCAGAAGGACCTTGCGGCCCAGGTGGACCAGCAACACCAGAATGGCCATCAGACCCTGATTCCCCTTTAGGACCTTCTAAACCTGGAAGTCCTGGAGGACCTTGGAGCCCGGGATTTCCTGGTCTGCCTTGATCACCTTGATTGCCTTTGATACCTGACACACCTGGTGAACCCGGTTGTCCTGGATTACCGGGATGTCCCTAGTAAAACGTTAATATGGATAATGATCGTAGAGTTAATATGTGACATCTATTGATTTATATGTAACAGCTAATTTACGCTACGATAGcgtcaattttatttctgatttctagttatacagggtggaccaatgaaaacgaaacaaggccgatttttcatatttaccactcaaaaaaaaaatcgctgaGACCtgtcgatttttatttcgagGGGGAAATCTTTGCGCCCATTTTCAACCTTGCCACTTTCAACTCCTTAGCGGGGGAAAGTGCAACCCTTAAACCTTAAATGAGATTAGAGGTCAAGTGATGCACCATTTTAAAGATCATCGAATTCTCTTTGTAACgctatcattttttttaaatttgatgcagtagttttcgagaaatcacgttataaatgttgaaaaagcCAACATTGAACAAATaatagtgttttttaattcgtaacttacattaaaaaaaatgtaggaaaaacCATTCTTTCTGAGCAtagatttaaatttctgaTAGTAGTAACTTTACAAAAGGAgaataattcaaaacatttatctacaattttactgactttctaatttaacaaatgttcaaaatgttgctcTCCTGCTTCCATACAGAAATAGAGGTTTTATTCAAAACAATCTCGGACGTTTTGAAGCATTTCAGGTGTAATCTTCCGACATTCATCAATGATTTGCTGACGTAAACAATTTAGAGACTGTGGCTGAGTTTTATAAATCTTACTCTTTAAGTCACTCCATAGGAAAAATCTAACAGTCTTAAATCTGGTGATCTTGCGGGCTACTCTACTGGTCCTCTTCGGCCAATCCATCTACTAGGAAAAGTTTCATTTAAGTACTGACAAACAGCAAAAGAATAATGAGGAGGTGctccatcttgttgaaatGTCAACTCATTCTCATTGTAACGGTCATTATATTCAATAATTTGTGTCAAAGCGGGATCGATAGTATCTTCTAACAATTGCAAGTACATCTCTCCTGTTAGATTTCCTGGTAGAAAAAAAGGACCAACGACACAATCGCCATAAATTCCCACCCAGACGTTTATTTTCTGCGGATGTTGAATGTGAACTTCACGAAATAAATGTGGGTTTTCATCAGACCAATATCAACAGTTATGACGATTAACAATACCGTTCAGAAAAAACGAACACTCATCTGAGAAGCAAATGTTGAATAAGAAATTCGGGTTATTTGTTATTCGTTTACTAATTGTTTCGCAAAATTCTAAACGTCTATGAAAGTCATCTTCACTTAATTCTTGCGTAAGATGAATTTTATACGGATGAAATTTATAGGCTTTAAAAATTCTTCGGATGCTCGTACGGGAGGTGCCAGAAACTGCTTGTAATTACCTGGTACTTAACGTAGGGTCAATATTAACTTGGCCGAAAACAGCAACTTCCATTGCTTCGTTTCCCACTATTTTATTTGCAGCGACTCGTTTCTGATTTGTTACCGATCCTGTTTCCTTAAATGCTACTAGTACAATCACGAACTTCCGGTTAATGTGCTTATCTCGATATAGGTTATTAAATAACTGTACTGTAATATTAGCGCACCTACCGTTTTGTTAATAAAGTTCAATTATCGATACTCGTTTTGCagttaaataaactgtttttaacaaaaaaaatattgcttttaaGTCGAAATAGTCAAAGACAAAATCGTATGAGGTactaaatgtaaataaactgAAGATAAATAATTCATCATATCCACTTCCACAGAGGTAAAAAATGActtcgtttatttttgttagaaGTATGGAATTCCATAGCAGAAATAACTACTAAAATTTCactgataaaattttaaacaagacACTTATAAATGATAATGATTTTAAGACTTTaacatgtaaaataaatctttcttaaaaaaatatcaaaatagaTTGTAGatgcattttattaagtaataaaaaaattaatattaaatgcttttttgcATCAAGTTAGTTCAAGagtgatataaaaaaaactcataaagCACTTCTTACATAAAATCCGTACCAGCTACAAAAATGACGAAATTGTTACATTCGTTCATTGATCGATTTCTTATTAACGtgatttctcgaaaactactgcatcaaattcaaaaaacttgatagcgttgaaaagaaaattcaatgatctttaaaatgaggcGTCACTTGACCCCTAATCCCATTTAAGGTTTAAGGGTTGCACCTTCCCTCACCAAGAGGTTGAAAGTGGCAAGGTTGCCAATAGGCGCAAAAAATTTcctcctcaaaataaaaatcgatgggtctcaacgattttttttagtgtaaatatgagaaatcgaccttgtttcgttttcattggcccaccctgtatatttataacATGTCACTGTTAAGAACTGTGTCTTATAACATCCCAATCGATGTGACAATCGCGCCATCCGCCATAGAATATGtgttgttatatttatttactggATCTGGCAACAGGGTTTAACGGTTTTGAAAAGCTTGTCAAAGTGAGATTTTTTGGTACTGTTAGTTTGGCAAATAAATGTGTTATACCTATTTGGGTTAAACCAAAGGTAAACCAATGCGTTTTTGTCGTAAAGTGTTTTATTACTACGCGATCTGTGGTAGAGACACAAAAGTACTTCCGCAATGTATTTCATGTGCCATGCCGCAGACGCATTCCAATAAGAAACGCGATTTTAAGATGAATAAGatgttttgaagaaattggCAGCGCCATATAAAAGATTCTTGGTGGCACTTGTATAATTCGTACTCCAGAAAATACtatgagatcatttaaatttcatatctagctaactgtggaattttacacaagagaaatagaagataaaaagtaggtcgtagcttgatcatatgccgcaaaatatggtgaaaatgaatttttggtAAAGGAGTCGAgtgaggttagttcaggttagtatttatttttaatttctaagatttcaattaaacattaaggctattttttaataacacaagtctaattgtttgaaaaatttacaataattgctgaaaattttgTCTATCCACAAATGTAGGCCCTTTTTGCGAATTCTGTGATAGGTACCATAAGATAAGTCTATCTGCTGTAACAATCTCCTCGAGGAAGTATTTGGATTTTCATGCATTATCTGTCTTACATTTTCTACAGTGTTCGGAGTTCGGTTTTTTGGTTTTCCACTGCTCGACTTTCTTTGAATGCTGCCGGTTTCatggaataaatttacaacataCTTCAGTGTATTTGCGAAGTTCAGTTCATCTGTTACAACTTCAGGGATTTTTTCAcgaaattctcgaaaacagGGTTGAACTTCATAAAtccattttccattaatttgatGTCCATTACGAAAATAGGCTTCAAACATTAATGTTTCCTGCTTATCCGTGAACACCATTTTGCAGTACGTACAGGAAAccgaatttaaacaaacgaCACTGTGGTCTCAAAAAAGaccaattttttcataaaacggataaaattaataaaataacaacgaaaagaatacaaaaaaagcaaaggccgaatggtaaataatcaaaataataaataatgattggCTAAATGTCTCCGAAAAAAGTGTTTCGATatgaaaaattagcaaatgaTGTAGGTTACTTAGGTAACCAAATATACACAAACAATAATCGACatacgttcttttcttcaacaaattccACAGCTTAGTagatatgcaaatttaaatgatctgtctgtataatatacagggaATGATGATCAAATTGTTTAATATGGTATTCTACCAGTCATTTTAGGAGGGGATCTtcgtatgaaatttttcaatttgggtTTTTCCTGTAGAGATATTCGAGTTTCAAAATGGCGAAAAATAATCatctttctcttttttcttaaaaatggtaacacttagaaatttcaattttgatacaCATTATCAGCtgttcaactttattttttagtagTGTTTTTCTGTGATTCACGTTTTTGGAGAGCTGGAATCAGCaattcctaattttatttctttcagaacttttttctgcaataGCCGATTtcgataaaacttttttttaaaacactacacataattttaaaactttttttactcttaTCATTTTTGCATATGACCAACAGTTGgcgtaaaaaaaatcgtttttcttaCCCTATTAGGTATCTTTTCGTCACCGGTTACTGATAAACGCAGTAGGCGATTGTAATGAAAAGAGTGTTGGTGTTGTCAACAAAATTGTCCAAATTGCGcctttcttatttttcttaagtttacGTCTGAGAGATGAAACCGATATTTAACTAACCAGGAATTAACagcaaaaattgagaaataaataatttaattaattattagcaatataaataaattgaaataactgTATCTAATCCCccagataataataaaatttaggttaaatgttcaaaatggtcgCCGGCACATTCTTGCCATAAGTAGAGAAGATGCCTAATAGGataagaaaaacgattttttttacgcTAATTGTTGGTCATATGCAAAAATGAT belongs to Euwallacea similis isolate ESF13 chromosome 7, ESF131.1, whole genome shotgun sequence and includes:
- the LOC136409896 gene encoding uncharacterized protein, producing the protein MKKFIVICALIGLGSSKVLNFIEPLLCKSSDPEYEKCVQNGFKNATSYLLKGIPELSVPPMDPFLIPMMVVNRTHNNAVRINAISRNIRIEGARNIIVERLKADPKKNIGEIRLTLPWAYIEMEYDVTGQLLTIPLQSKGYFKGNFSDIKFRVKTSFETYEKDADEYFRIRKISSKIVVSDGWIKLTAKNPDLQFAADIISNFFNENPQRVLEAVNPIFVETFNELFKVVADQILANMKASEWLPA